Part of the Lolium rigidum isolate FL_2022 chromosome 6, APGP_CSIRO_Lrig_0.1, whole genome shotgun sequence genome, CAgcttggactcccgccgccgaccGATGCCTCTTTACGCGCTGCAGGCCGCTGCTGCACCAGCGCTCAAGTCCTGCACGTGCATAGCCTGGATTTCTCACGCGCATTGTGTTGGCAAGCACTGTTCTGAACCTGAAGCAAGAAAACGGACAGCAGATGCAGCCTTGATTGCTTTGTGCGGTTTGGATAGCTGTTTTTTATGCTTCGATTTTTTCTTAGCTTGTGGTCTGCCCATATGTTTCATCATGCGGTGGGTGGCCACGAAAATTTCATATGCAGAAGAAATTCAGACTGCTGGCCTATAGTGGTGAAGCCAACTTTGTTCTGTGCACGCTAATAAGTTCTTGCTAGAGTGCGTTCCTAGGTGCACTTCTCTATTTGCTCTGTATTAGCTAGCTACAAAAAATTGAGTTAGCTAATATTGACACGAGCAGGTCAAAAACGAAAATACTGACATGAGGTTGGCATTTCACACCCATAAAGAAAGAAGTgcaattttatttttgaaaaaccATACAATTTTAGTGCTCGAAACCTGCAATTTTGGAAAAACCTCGCCGATTAATagtcgaccgattaaatcagttaataggCCAATTACCGATTAATCCCGAAATTCAAGCtcaccgagcagttaacgattaccgatttcttgaacattggtgGTCTCTTTTTTCTTCTATTGGGTTTCAGTAAGTGTTGGTGCTAGTCCGGTACACACAATATATTGCTGAGAAAATAGAGGATTGGATAAATTAGTGTAGGCCTGTGTATAATTTTGAGGTTAGATTGAGCTCAGACAGTGCTAGGGGTTTTATATGTGAAGCTTGTAGTATGAACTAGTTGATAAGTTTCTACTAGCTGGCTTCTTAAGGAGCTTTCAGTGAGATGCTGTGAAGGCTTCTGGTGACCTGTTACACTAATGAGTGTCAAAATGAAAATTCGTTTATGGAAAACATAAAAAATCTAATTCATTCCTACAAGTCCACTAGACATTTTTTCCACACTTTTTCTGTAGATTGACCAGGGCCATTATGTGGTGTTGCTATTTGTAATGTTGCTCTTTTTTGTAGGCGTATGTTCAACAGTTGGAGAATAGTAGGTTGAAGCTTACCCAGCTAGAGCAGGAGCTGCAACGAGCTCGTCAACAGGTTTGCTTTTATTGCTTGTCACTGTTTTGAGTTCTGGTTGGAGGACTGCAGTTGAAGTTTGCTTCTGCAAATTTTCTTTGCAGGGTATCTTTATATCTAGTTCAGCAGACCAGTCCCATTCCAAGAGTGGAAATGGTAATATTATATATTTCCAGTGATAAATATTTAATCATTATTTTCCACATAAACTATTTGCTTAATCATCACTGTGGAAGTTTCCAGCCTATACTTGCCACATTCTGTTCTTTTTTGATAAAGAATCAACTCTGCCTTTTGTTACAGGGGCATTGGCTTTTGACATGGAGTACGCACGGTGGTTGGAAGAACACAATCGACAGGTTAATGAGCTTAGAGCTGCAGTTAATGCGCATGCAGGCGATAATGATCTGCGTAGTGTTGTTGAGAAGATCATGTTGCACTATGATGAGATTTTTAAGCAAAAAGGAAATGCAGCCAAGACAGATGTCTTTCATGTGTTATCAGGCATGTGGAAGACACCAGCAGAGAGGTGTTTCTTGTGGCTAGGAGGTTTCCGACCTTCTGAGCTTTTAAAGGTGTGTAACACAGCCTTATGATTTAGTTATATTCTTTTGGAATATCAAAAGTCATCTTATTGACTTAAGCAATGTTGCTCTGGAAGTTGTTAGTGTAGAATGAGTAAATTGTCCCAAAATACTTGTCATCTACACTTAAAATGCAATTTTAGTCACTTATAGATGACCTTATTAACTTAAGTCATCTTATTAACTTAAGCAATGTTCCTCTGTTTCAAAATAGATGACCTTATAGACTCTTCAACATTATTCAAAATACTTGTCCTCTACACTTCAAATGCAATTTTAGTTGCTGTATTTCTGTTTCTCTTCATCAATGTCAGAGAAAAATGAGCCATTTAAGTCTTCTTCTGCTTACCTGCCTTGCTTTGGGGAGGGAAAAGAGGGCAATTTAATACCTAAATAAAAGGCAATATAGACATCTCACTCGCACTCTTAATTCCTGTGCCCAACTATAAAAGGACGTCTATTTTTAAACGCCGGGAGATTattatgtgtccaatattatctgGTCACGTTAATTAATATATGGTAAATTACAGATTTTGAGAATGCAACTCCATGCGCCTACTTTGCATCCTCTTGGATTTACTTGTTACTGAATATAATATGCTAGGAATTTGGCTCCTTTATTTGTTCTGTTTTGTTTTTCAAGTGCTGATGAATTTATTGATAAATTACTGATAAGCAACGAAACTGCAGCTTCTTTCAACGCAGCTTGAACCTCTAACCGAGCAGCAGCTGTCAGGGATATGCAACCTTCAGCAGTCATCACAACAAGCTGAGGATGCTCTTTCACAAGGAATGGAGGCCCTTCAGCAGTCTTTGGCAGAAACATTGGCTGGGTCTATTGGCTCTTCTGGATCAACAGGAAACGTGGCAAACTACATGGGTCAAatggccatggccatgggaaAGCTTGGAACCCTTGAGAATTTCCTTCGCCAGGTATTTGCTTTGCTTCAAATATATATTTAGTAAAGAGTACTGTGGTATAAAATCGTAAGGCTGGAATATATGACTTCCTGTAGGCTATAGTTCCAAATCGCCTGCTCAATCCTATTTAACTGTGCCTTCATGACTGGTGTGCTTATGACTCCTTTCTTGTTTTAATTACACCAAGGCTGACAACCTGCGGCAGCAGACTCTTCAGCAGATGCAACGGATCCTGACGACTAGGCAATCTGCCCGTGCATTTCTTGTCATAAGTGATTACTCATCACGACTTCGTGCCCTAAGTTCTCTCTGGCTTGCTCGACCGAAGGAATAGGAAGCTAATCTCATTCTGACTGCAATGCATTTTCGCAGTTTGGGAGTTGATGGCGATGACAGTCATGCAACAGACTTGATTCAGAGAAACTTGCACATACTATAGTCCAAAGAGATGATGTGTTGAGGTAGCTTAGCCGTATAGTGAAGTTAAGTGCATTAGGCGCCATACCGTTAACTGCTGTGAAATTGCTGTTTCATTATTGGCCTAGTACCTCTAAGGTCCGTCCTAATTGCAGTGTGTCATTAGATGTTCATTTAGAACCCTTTTGCCGCTAATCGGTTTTATTGACtgctgagtgtatttgacaccttTTGTACAATGCCATGGTAATAATCTAGCGAAGTGTATATTACCATTTGGTTGCATCAATTTTCAGGGCCTGATTGATATTTCTGTATTTGTACAACTGTGTTAGACTAGCACTGCTACACTGGTGACCTGTGGATTTGATGAGATTGGAATCTAATCGTTCCTGAACTTGTTAAGAATTCCTTCTGTTTCGGCCTAAGAGGACATTTAGGTCGTAAGTTGCTCCCTTCCATTGGAAAATATGAGATGAACATGCGgaaattcgtcttggctcccggggagcaaattttgtttttcaaaacttttcaaaaaaatccgaaaaaaatcatgcacgtatcAGACAATAGCGACAATAgcacgcaccaccttgtgaaatgtcgctgcgaaatgtcatcgtatgcgtcctGGGAAAAAATTCCTGGGAAAAAATaacaaatttccagatctgagattcaaatttgtggatctcatttcatgtcagaaatttgtcatttttgttcaGGACACATACGATGACATTTTGCAACGAAATTTTACACGGTGGTGCATGCCATAgtcgtgcatgatttttttcggaattttttgataaGTTTCCAACTTATTCTGATTTTTCggaaaaaccgggagcaaatgcttCCGGGAGCCAAATCGCTGCTCCCACATGCGGAGTTATCTTGGATCAACAATTTGTTAAGCGATGATCTGGGTTATGTTGCATTTTTTATATTCTTCGATTGGTTTTTGTATGAGGCAGTTGGATTTGTGTTTTAAAATCATTATATCACATAACCCACAAATTGTTGAACTAATTGTGGGTCAAACATTGAGGCGGCGGAAAGAAGgcacaaaacccatctagggttccgtcctcctCGCCGATGATACCgtcggtccgctccgcctccggtggccttggggccttggaggtgtggcgcaccacggtccctcgccggcggggagtttccgctcttaatttagtttgtttttcagtctctttttttgggatggtgaggcggcggctacatcctgaagtcagaataaggttctccccgccctatcctcgctccggtggtgcatctagcgccgacggagggcgcgtggagttgtgtgtctgtcggatctcctgggatccggtcggttttcgtatttgttggtgtggtttcatgatagtctctttcgatctacggttgtcatcattggcgatggttgccgctctggtgcgctggtcatttgggaccttagcacgacgacttcccgtctgtttactacaacaagctctactacgacaaactTTGCCTGACTCCGACGacggaggggcgaggacagcagcgcgccttcggctcatgctagtgtttgtagtcgtcgttAGATGGTCCGAGTACcaacttgtaattttctttactttttaggTTATTTATACTACTGtttatgattattaatagatcggtggatttctcgcaaaaaaacaTTGTACGGCGATGGAATAGTATTCATCACATCTTTATCTTGATTCATCAGTGTATACTTATACTAGATGATCatgcgcgcttcgccgcgccgcctgcaTCTCGCTCTAACATAGTGGCCGGCATGGTAGAAGTAGAACTGTATGCATTCTTATCTATGCCGCTGTTGTGTGTAATGCGATTAGGTTATTTACTTTCTGTCTTAGGGCACACGAATAGATACAAACCGGTAGCTCGTCCTCTTAGATAGTCTGGCATATAATTTAGAGGAATCACGACATCATTACTCAAAGAGGTAACCTTCACAAACACCAGCAATTTGGCACAAATGAACAGAGAATTTTTTTATCCGGGTGTATCTACCCACATTGGGAAATAATTGAGATTTAAATGATATGCGCACCAAATATTATTTGTAATTCATATTCAAGAGCATGGCAAATGTTTTAAGCATACATACCACATCGTGTCAAAACAGTGAATGAATGTGCCCAAGGACGTGCTATCCACTGtcataaaaaagaaaagagacaACGATAGCCCAAAGAAAATTAGCATCAAGAGAGATCAGATTACACAGGAAATATGGAAGGACGTGCTATCCACTGtcataaaaaagaaaagagacaCCGATAGCCCAAAGAAAATTAGCATCAAGAGAGATCAGATTACACAGAAAATATGGAAGATAATTACTTTGTTTGTCGAGTCTTTTTAGTTGCAAGTAGCCTTGCGAAAAGTGTATTTGAGACATAAGCAGCACCGAGTGCTCCTGATTTtttaaatcatattttttgaattttttaaaaatgaaattaaattcccatatacatataaacattctgaaggtacggtaggaattttgaaaaaaaattgtaTTTTAAGCTATATAAAAAGACAAATATCTGGCCttatacgtagccacaaatttgttttttttccaGCAGCTTAAACTACGATCAATTTCTacgacatgtgtatgtattcatggaataaatgttacaattttttaaaacttaaatatacaatttttaaatattttgaaaactgaGAGCCTCAACTCACGTGCACCAAATCTGCTTCCGTAGCCTTGGTCCTTTTGTTGTTGCAAATTACTAATTTGCAATGGTCCTTTTGTTGTTGTCGAATTACTAATTTGCAATGGTCTGCTACTTGGGTTTCTACGTATTCATTTACTCTTCTCTATCGCTGTAAATTAGATACTACTATAGACTTGTAGCCTTCCTCAACTTTATAGGTGCTATACAAAAACTTTGCATGTCCGTTTATCGGTCATTAACTCCCTCGTGATAAAATTTCACAACATGACATTGTGACATCAATCACATATTTTCTCTGAAGGTAAGCAAGTCTCAAACATCTCATAAATTAAATGGTTAATTGCAATACACTTTATAGATGTTGCCTGCTCAATTAGTTGTCAGCATCTTGGGAAAAAGAATATGGCAACAATTATCTCATTCTTGCTCCCCATATGAAGACGACCAGCAGAAAATTGTGTTCCTACGTAAAAACCATTTCACTATCCGAAGGATCAACCTTCACCCAAGAGAGGTAAAGGCAAACATAGTAGAGTATTATAAGTCATGATCAAGCCCATAAACTCGCATGAGTGAGGACCTCCACCAGATTTAATCAATTTCTCTTAAAGGAGCTAGCTacgggttacatttgggcaaaaacACCTTGGTCTGCAGTATATATAGGTATCTATCGGAAAGATGTATGCAGAGTAAATATCTCCATTTACATACCGAGCAGAGGTAATAAATACATAGCTACATTGTACATTGCCTAAGTTGGATAAAGACCCAATACTGAACTAAGAAGGGTTCTACCTCTTACACGGCAATGCCATACGAGTGATTAAGTTAACACACGAAAGTAAGGGTCCTGCTATATAACATATAGAACTCGGACTTCAGCGGTTCAGCCTACACAATATCTTGAAGATGCTCATACTGACCGAGATCAAGCAGCGATAAACATTTTGTGCAATCCCAAATGACGAAATCCCGGCCATCCCAGCTCAATCCAGCACTCGTAGAAGCCTTTAATACTGAGCTCCAATTTGTCAAGCATCAGGAGATTTCCACCACACGAACTTGGGTAGCATGTGATCATTGATGTATTCCGCAGTGTGCTGATAAAGCATAGTACCTCAGAATATCACTTCTTTCAACCCTACTGCTATTATTTCTTTCCTCCCACTACTTTCAAATAGAAGTTAGGACTATCAAATGTGAATTGGATTCTAGGGAGAGGATTCCACGAATATTGAGTGCAGATTTGCACTGCTCAAGAGTCTCTAAATTTCTGACATTATGCAGGTTAAAACACACAAATAACGCTACAAACTTCCAACGGAAACAATTATGTGAACCATCTCAATCAAATCGAATATATATTGAACAAAAGGTGTCAATGTCTTTCCTTGCTAGTGCAAATTCCTCCTCTGAGCAAAAGAGATATTTTCCAATCTCCGCAATAAGTGTTTTACATTGTACAGTACAGTTCGGCTTCTAAACCTTTTTCCATATTAGGTTTGGTTGAGAGCTATCAAGTAAATAAACCGCCATTGATTCTCTTTACTTATCTTCAATTTAGATTTTGTAACAGATTTAGCACGAAAAATGCCTTTTGGGTCATAGTGGCAACCAATAACATCATCCATAGCCCAGGTCATCATTTTTTTTATAAGCATGAGTTTTTCCAAGATTATCCAAGTGTGTGGCAATATATTTCCCCTATTGATAACCCGTTCAGACTAATTGTACGGAGATTTGTGGGTGTGGCCTTAGCTATAGATGATTGTTGCCTACCAGAACGTGTTACTGAATTATAGTCCTTACATTAAGAAAATTTAACTTATTCTAAATAGTAAATGAAAAGCTCGCATAGCATGCACATACCCTGACTTCTAACAAATGTGCATGAGTGTAGTCCATTTGCAAGGGCATTTGCTAGGCTTAACTCAAAAGATGCAAATACGATAGGCCCGTCACCGCATTCGGATAGTGTGAAATACCTCGACTAAAGATTTCTACCGAAGGTACATGCACATAGTTAAGACCTTATTTCTAAAACTGCTGGGAGAATAATGAGCAAGGTGACTGAATATAGTAACTCTATGAATGGTTAGTAGGCACCACTTAATAATAATATACAGATGTAAAATTAGTTTCAGTAAGAAGCAACTCACATATGTAAGATGAAAACAGGTAGTGCAGTTCATCCGTAGAGCAAGCTGCAGTCTGGCTTGTAGACAAAAATTCACAAATTTCAGAAAACATGGTAAATATTGTAAATATGTATAAACACTGGTTCAacacataaaataaataaatgtgttAGGACATTGTGGACCCAAATTTTCATGGCGTGTTTTTTCTCATTAAGTGTATAAACCATTAGCCATTGACCAGTGAATAAACATGTCATTGAACTGTTTTTTCAAAAGACTCATGTCTCATTGAACTTTTTTTCAGAAGATCAACATGTGAATAAGTCTCAAGTGACCTATAAAAACCTAATCTTAGCACATGGAGAGGATCTACACCCGTGTTTTAGCTGAGTAAATCCTAATATAAGATTTAAGTAAATCATATAACTATGAAAGGTCCTGGTCTTATACAATCTATCAGTTCTTCTCATGAACCTTAAATttcatagcactaacacttgctacAGAATAAATAAAACTATATGCTTTACTCGTTATTTGCCCAACCTATCACAAATTTGACACAAAGCTTCGAAAATGCAACTGCTATGTGCCTTCTTGCAGCAGCATTAGGGAACACTGAGACAAATGAGTATGTCAACACCTTATTTGGGTCAGCCTACACCAATCAACAAACTATAAAGATGTTACTGAATAGGTGTGTGCACCAATGGGGGTGAGAGAGGTGAAGGGAGAACTCCTGCTTGTCTTAGATTTGGCGTCGTTACGGCTGCAAAGCTGGCCGGACATGAGGCACCAGATATGGGAGCTAATAGAAATGCTGCAGAGCAGGACCTCACAGTAAATCTTTCAAATTTAAGTAATTGCAACACACATACAGTACACTGGAGAGAGAGAAAATACCATGGACCATGAACCTTCTTTGGCTGCATGGACGTTGAAAGCGAGCACACACGCAGCCTGCTGTGCTTACTCATGAATGGTTCAGGAGCCTCGCACCCACCAATCCTTGTCCATAGTAAACCTGGCTCAAGCGATCATGTTAACTGAAAATTTTAAAGAGAAATAGCAGGTCAGTATGTAGATAATATTTTGTACATAGCAATTTCCATACACGCATGAATACTGTCCTCAACAACACCACCCCCTTACATATGCCCGAACACGCAGTACCTGCTGAAACTGCAGAATACTTGTAAGCAGCCAACCACCAGAAGAGGCTCTCGTGAAAGTTACATGTTCTCGTCGGCCACACAGCCCGCAAAAGCGAAGTCCAAGCACGCAAACAAAAATTGAGATGCCGTTCCGCTGGGATCGTCCATGGCGTAGGTCGATGAGCTTGCACGCCCTGCCTGCGGGCGAGGTGCGGGAGGGCTAGCTCGTGCGCACCAACTTGCAATCGGCCGAGGATCGGGGCCGCACCTCGTCGCTCGTCAGCCTGTCGGTGGGGAACCGAGGCGGCGGGCAGGAGGAGGCGCGGAGCCGAAGAGGCGGGACACGGGGGTGCGGCGGCAGAACCTTACGGGCGGATGCACGGCGGCGCTTGCTAACCCTAGGCGGCGGCTACGCTGCATCTCGGTTGCGAGAAAGAAAAAGGAGCGAGAGGGCAGGGGGTCCGCTGGGCGTGTGAGCGGTGGGCCGTGGGCTGGTCCGCTCCAGCAGGCGTACGCTACGATGGCCCACACGGCACCGGCAAAACTCTGGGAAGCCAGCGATTGCAACGGCCTTAATCTATTTAGTTAATATGCACGTGATCATTAGttgtaaagatggcagcaagtgaTAATCTATTGGTAATTCAAAGTTGCACCCAGGTAAACTGTTTTAACATGGTTTTCAGTCTTCTATACATATGGTATGGAAATACATATTTAACAATAATGTTGTTTCCTCAATACTTTTATCGACAGACGTTTTCTTCGAGTAGGATGAAGCAGGAAAAGCATCGGCGGGACGAGAAGTTGAggtgtagttatcaaataccaactggaaataaaagtttcgacatcaatcatcaagcaaaatagatttccattgattttcaaagtatttacatggctattacaaaaggagggttcctaatgaactaatggggcagttgtcgccaaagctattaTGGCGGCAGCatcaaaagagaaataaaacaaaagaaaagacaaggtggtctacttgacctccggcttcgatgaactaggagcgggagttggcttgcatccgaggtaggcgagaattttctttgagtttggcttggcagccttaatcaaagactgccacctcttcgtttccatctccttcatgtcgccaactctcgcccagtcgacatcttgttggctgtcagcaaccaaggcgatagtgccttcaacaccaactttcaaaccttcttggcgaagtttgagcccaagatcttcttgagaattgaagcacttggcgagagcagtaaaagtcgcgggttcttctttcttcgtgaagaagtagggaaaaagccgcgacagacctgttctggcatcggcaaggccttcgcgtgcctcatctccatggatctcaaggagggaaagcaTGTCGAGAAGgtgatcaccttcaggattctcgAGATCATAATCTTGTTGCGTTTTCCCTAAATGAGTAAAAAGAAGCTTGTCAACAAAAAGCGAGCAAGGACAAATATGACGACCCGAAGAAATAGCAGTGAtctgagtacttactaacaaaacgtcgactctacgACTGCAAGCGAGTAAGGATTTCTTTTTCGCGAGCAGACTGCTGAGCTATGTTGtcactcaaagaagtttccgcgtcatggagtctttttcgaagatcttcgacagcggcagcatctgcttcagctttcttgcgagctctttcgctttgctctaacttgatagCAAGAGTGTCAGCGCGTTTGTTAGCTTCTGTAAGACTCTCTGGCAAAATAAACGACAGTAAAATGTCATGACAAAACAATGAAGGAATCTATTCAGCAGAAGAGGAGAGGCAgaaaaaaatagtaccttcaagcttcttggcatgatcacggtacccgacgaattgggtaccgagacggataaattccttcatcagaggctgaagagaagacaaaagaaaaagagaaatcaatataggaagcGAAAGTTTGACAGCACCAAGCAAAAAACAAAGGGGAGTCGAAAGCACTGAAAAGCTCGGAACgtaaaggaaaaaagagaaaacttacatcatccagtaaaggagtcgtggaaccaCCAATTATCATGTGGTAGGTTCTTTGGCTGgctctaccctagctctctttggtgaagaggcacgggggctcgcaattggagttggatgctctgtgtcttgctgaggaggcgaggtttcatccccatcaagttgagcttcagagacaactaaagtacgagacgtactcgttcgagcagtcgcg contains:
- the LOC124661922 gene encoding transcription factor HBP-1b(c38)-like, whose protein sequence is MAEASPRTETSTDDTDENLMLEPGQDALAVVSDSSDRSREKNGDQKTMRRLAQNREAARKSRLRKKAYVQQLENSRLKLTQLEQELQRARQQGIFISSSADQSHSKSGNGALAFDMEYARWLEEHNRQVNELRAAVNAHAGDNDLRSVVEKIMLHYDEIFKQKGNAAKTDVFHVLSGMWKTPAERCFLWLGGFRPSELLKLLSTQLEPLTEQQLSGICNLQQSSQQAEDALSQGMEALQQSLAETLAGSIGSSGSTGNVANYMGQMAMAMGKLGTLENFLRQADNLRQQTLQQMQRILTTRQSARAFLVISDYSSRLRALSSLWLARPKE